CGCAGGTCATGCGGTTGCGATGCGCGATCTCGACCGCCTCCAGCGTCTCCGAAAGAGTGCCGATCTGGTTGACCTTCACGAGAAGCGAATTCGCGGCACCCTTCTCGATGCCATCGGCGAGACGCGCGGGATTGGTCACGAAAAGGTCGTCGCCAACGAGTTGGACCTTGTCGCCCAGCGCCTCGGTCAAGGCGACCCAGCCGTCCCAATCGTCCTCACCCATTCCGTCCTCGATGGACAGGATCGGGTAGTCACGCACCAGCGCCGCGAGGTAGTCGACATTCTCGTCGGACGAGAGGACTTTGTCTTCCCCGGCAAGGTGATACGCGCCGTCCTTGAAGTATTCCGTAGCCGCGCAATCCAGCGCCAGCCAGATGTCGTCGCCGGGGCGGTAGCCCGCCTTTTCCACCGCCTTCAGCACGAAATCGAGCGCATCGCGGGTGGAGCTGAGGTCCGGCGCGAAGCCGCCCTCGTCGCCGATCCCGGTCGAGAGGCCTGCGGCCGAGAGCTCGCCCTTGAGCGTGTGGAAGATCTCCGAGCCCATGCGCACCGCGTCGGCGATGCTTTCGGCTGCGACCGGCATGATCATGAATTCCTGGATATCGATCGGGTTGTCGGCATGCTCGCCACCATTGACGATGTTCATCATCGGCACGGGCAGCATCCGCGCGGAGGTGCCGCCGACATAGCGGTAGAGCGGCATGCCCGAGGCTTCGGCGGCGGCCTTGGCGACGGCCATGGACACGCCGAGGATCGCGTTGGCACCCAGCCGCGACTTGTTCGGCGTGCCGTCGAGCTCGATCATGATGGCGTCGATGGCTTCCTGCTCGGTGGCGTCGAAGCCCGTGATCGCGTCCATGATCTC
This portion of the uncultured Jannaschia sp. genome encodes:
- the eno gene encoding phosphopyruvate hydratase, giving the protein MFTITDIHAREILDSRGNPTVEVDVILEDGALGRAAVPSGASTGAYEAVEKRDGDKGRYKGKGVLGAIEAVNGEIMDAITGFDATEQEAIDAIMIELDGTPNKSRLGANAILGVSMAVAKAAAEASGMPLYRYVGGTSARMLPVPMMNIVNGGEHADNPIDIQEFMIMPVAAESIADAVRMGSEIFHTLKGELSAAGLSTGIGDEGGFAPDLSSTRDALDFVLKAVEKAGYRPGDDIWLALDCAATEYFKDGAYHLAGEDKVLSSDENVDYLAALVRDYPILSIEDGMGEDDWDGWVALTEALGDKVQLVGDDLFVTNPARLADGIEKGAANSLLVKVNQIGTLSETLEAVEIAHRNRMTCVMSHRSGETEDATIADLAVATNCGQIKTGSLARSDRLAKYNQLIRIEEMLGETARYAGRSILRG